The Flavobacteriales bacterium genome includes a region encoding these proteins:
- a CDS encoding universal stress protein, which produces MKSILIPIDFPDTSLNALKYAFQFAEKMNFRVNCLYAYKKNDLIEDKLATKETITKMIEKRIQIAITENYNNPIGNYAFCGELLQTIQQIGKETSPELLIMGTKGVTGLKRILIGSNTTDVMASTDHTLLIIPGNFKTKPINIIMWASDLRPIKNRKSLLLLTSIAKEFDSEVRIAHI; this is translated from the coding sequence ATGAAGTCTATTTTAATTCCTATTGATTTTCCAGACACTTCTTTAAACGCATTGAAGTATGCATTTCAGTTCGCAGAAAAAATGAACTTTCGTGTTAACTGTTTATATGCCTATAAAAAGAATGATCTAATTGAAGATAAATTGGCCACCAAAGAGACTATCACCAAAATGATAGAAAAAAGAATTCAAATTGCAATAACAGAGAACTATAATAACCCTATTGGGAATTATGCTTTCTGTGGTGAGCTATTGCAAACCATTCAACAAATAGGCAAAGAAACGAGTCCTGAACTTCTTATTATGGGAACTAAAGGAGTAACCGGTTTGAAAAGAATATTGATTGGAAGCAACACTACAGATGTGATGGCTTCTACAGATCATACTTTACTAATAATTCCAGGAAACTTTAAAACAAAACCCATCAATATCATTATGTGGGCAAGTGATTTAAGACCAATTAAGAACAGAAAATCCTTATTATTGTTAACTTCAATCGCAAAAGAATTTGATTCTGAAGTTCGAATAGCACATATTTAA